The Pseudomonadota bacterium genome contains the following window.
CCATAAACCTCACCGAATCCCAGTGGCGGACCCTATCCCCTGAGGCAAAGAAAAACTTCCTTACCGCACAGACGGGTGCAGGCTTTACCCGTATGGATGCTTACGAAGGTCTCATCCGTGTCCTCCTTAAAGAGAAGGGCTACGGATACGGAAAAACATCCCTTGCTGTCGCCGAGAGCGTTAAGGGCAGACTATTTCTTGAGATGCTCGCCACCCGTGAGATACGGGGGCAGACAAAGGAAGCTGATGATGTCCTCCAAAAAGATAGAGAGTATCAGCGCTCCCTCATGAGCCTCAAAAAACAGCTCGAAGTGATGGAGACAAAGGCACGGGGCGTATCCCCCGGTACAGTAGAAAACCTGAGGAGCAGTTTTTCACAGAAAGAAAAAGAATACTCCACCTTCATCGAAGAAGTGAAACTGCAAGGTGGAGAACTTGCCTCCCTCATCACCGCTGACCCCATAGGTATACCGGCTCTCCAGTCCCTCCTTGACCCCTCAACGACTCTTCTCGAATACTTTACGGGTAAAGAGGCTACCTATGCATGGCTTATCACAAAGAACAACATCAAGGCCTATGAGATACCCATAACAGAGAAAGACCTGAAAGAGAAGGTGGATACCCTCCTTTTACCCAACATATCCAACAAATCCCGGCGACCCATGCCGGTAATGGTTGCAGTCCCCTCATCAGCTAATGTTGATACCACCCCGGAAGAAAGGGAACGGAACAGACGTTACTTTACAGAAGCAGGACAGGCATTCTACCGGGATATCCTCTCCCCTGTTGAAAAAGACATTAAAACCACCAATCTCATCATTGTCCCCCACGGCGTCCTCCACAAGGTACCCTTTGCTGCCCTGTCGGACGGCAAGGGCTATCTTGTAGACAAATATTCCATTTCTATCCTTCCTTCAGCGAGTGTATTGGAATACGTGGTAAAGAAGAGAAAACCCTTCCTGGGCACGATCCTCACCCTTGCAAACCCGTCAACAGACTATGTCCCACTGGGTTTTGCAGAGAAAGAAGGAGAAACCATTTCAAAACTCTTTACTACCAGTGAGGTCTATACCAGGAACAGGGCTACGGAGACCCTGGCAAAAGACAAATCCACCTCCTTTAATGTCATCCACTTTGCCTCCCACGGTCAGTTCAATGAGAGACAACCACTCCAATCCGGTCTTATCCTTGCCAAAGACACCCAGAATGACGGTTATCTTCAGGTACATGAGATATTCTCAATGAACCTTGCCAATGCCAACCTTGTAACCTTATCAGCCTGTGAGACAGCCCTTGCAAAGGTTCAGGGTGGAGATGACCTTGTCGGTTTATCCCGTGGATTCATCTATGCCGGTACTCCCTCGCTCCTTGCCACCCTCTGGGAGGTAGATGATCAATCAACTTCCATCATCATGGAGAGCTTCTATAAGAACTGGCTCAAAGGGATGACCAAGCCGGAAGCCCTCCGTCAGGCACAGATTGCCTTAAAGAAGATGCCTCAATATGCTCACCCATACTACTGGGCAGCATTTGAGATGATAGGGGATTGGCAGTGAAACTTTTTTGCTCCATTTCAGTCCTTTTGTATGTTGTTAAAAATACAAAAGGAGGACAGGAAAATGGGAGCGAACATTATAGTATGTACTTTGATTATGTGGGGATTAACGGCAGTTGCTGTGATGCCTTTGGCAAGGCTACTCTTTAAAAATGCCCTTGTCGGCAACAGCGAGCTTGTAACGGAAGGAGGAAGCCAATTGGCGGTGACGGACGAACTCATCACAGAGCATAGCAAGCTTTATACCGTGAAGTTCATCCAGGCGGATGTGATTGTTATGGGCATTGCCGGATTTGTTGCAGGACTTGCAGGCTTTCCTCTTATCGGTTTTGCATGGAAGGCAAAAGCGTGGCCCGGACTTATTGCCCTTATTGCAGCGAGCTTTATAGGATGTCGTCTTGCCGGTCACCCGGGTATCTTCTAATTGAGGAGGGCGCCATGCGAAAGACTTTAATGATACTCATAGATATATTCATTCTGGCCGGTTTCCTCTGCATCCCTCATGCCCATGCATGGGGTGCGCGCAACAGCCTGACTTTTATAAATCACTCAGGTGA
Protein-coding sequences here:
- a CDS encoding CHAT domain-containing protein, encoding HPNTATSLNNLAALYDSTGRYTEAETLYKRSLAIHEKVFGPEHPSTATSLNNLAGLYGSTGRYSEAEPLYKRALVIDEKALGSEHHSTATSLNNLAALYRSTGRYTEAEPLFKRSLTIREKALGPDHPDTAQSLNNLALFYQETARYVEAEPLHKRSLVICEKALGPDHPDTATSLNNLAMLYLDSGRLDKGYAILKKQNSSAGLGKYYLLRKDYVNAQREFARSLSHTRNTGQPHFLIASLTGIGLSYEGTGDYAKAKEHFHEAINLTESQWRTLSPEAKKNFLTAQTGAGFTRMDAYEGLIRVLLKEKGYGYGKTSLAVAESVKGRLFLEMLATREIRGQTKEADDVLQKDREYQRSLMSLKKQLEVMETKARGVSPGTVENLRSSFSQKEKEYSTFIEEVKLQGGELASLITADPIGIPALQSLLDPSTTLLEYFTGKEATYAWLITKNNIKAYEIPITEKDLKEKVDTLLLPNISNKSRRPMPVMVAVPSSANVDTTPEERERNRRYFTEAGQAFYRDILSPVEKDIKTTNLIIVPHGVLHKVPFAALSDGKGYLVDKYSISILPSASVLEYVVKKRKPFLGTILTLANPSTDYVPLGFAEKEGETISKLFTTSEVYTRNRATETLAKDKSTSFNVIHFASHGQFNERQPLQSGLILAKDTQNDGYLQVHEIFSMNLANANLVTLSACETALAKVQGGDDLVGLSRGFIYAGTPSLLATLWEVDDQSTSIIMESFYKNWLKGMTKPEALRQAQIALKKMPQYAHPYYWAAFEMIGDWQ